A region of the Pseudarthrobacter phenanthrenivorans Sphe3 genome:
CCAGGCGGGCACTTCCAGAACCGGACATGGTGGCGCTTGCGCGGGTTTCCGTCGATCTCCCGCTGGAAGGCCAGGTCCTGCTTGTTGCCGAACACGTACAGCGAGCTGACCGGGGCGGCCGGGTAGCTGCGGCCCAGGACGGTGGACGTCAGCGTGTGCCAGGCGGTGGCGGGAGTGATGGCGTCGGCCTCCACCCAGCCCGCGGAACGCATCGCCCGCCGCAGCTCCTCCCCGGTCCCCACCACGGCGAGGTTCACGGGATCGCCCAGGACGCCGTCGCCCGTCCTTGCCCGGCCGATGAAGTAGTCCGGGATGTAGAGGCTGCTCAGGATCTTGTGGATGCGCGGCAGCAGCGCGTAGGCCAGGATCAGCCAGACGGGCAGGAACACCCAGGCCTGCTCCGGGCCGCGGGTGAGGCGGGACAGCAGGAAGAACCACACAGCCCAGCCCACCGCCACCGTAACCACGAGGTACAGCAGGCGCTGCAGCACCGCCAGGACGGTGGCCCACCTGCTCTGCCGGCGCTCCACCGCGCTGCTGGAACGCGAGTGGTCCGGCTCGTCCGGGATGGCGCGCGAGTCCCCGACGCCGTAGCCCCCTGCGTTGGAATCGCCCACGCCAGGAGTCACGGCTGTCCGGGGTTCAGCTGGTCAACGATGATCCGTGCCGTCTCAGAATCACCCAAAATCCTAAAGTGCCCGGCGGTGGGCAGCTCGATGTTGGTGGCACCGGGAAGGATGCTGCCCTCCGGGATGTGCGGATCGAACGGCCCGTAGATGGACGTGATGCGGCTGTTGATGGCCTCCTCGCGGGCCAGCTCAAGCGTCAGGGCGTTGGTGGGGGAAAAGATGCGCAGCGTGGGCAGCAGCATGTACTTGGCGTAGCGCGACCCGGAGAACGGGGTGCAGACCGTGACCATCCGGGAAATCCGGTGCTCGGGGTCCAGGTTCAGCATGGCGTACTTCCCGATCAGCCCGCCCTTGCTGTGCGCCACAATCACCGCGTCCCGCAACCCGGCCTCTTCAAGGTGCTGCGCCACCATCCGCGCCGCCACCGGAACATCCAGCTTGTTCCGCTGCAGCACCGTGACCACGTGGACGGGATGGCCTTCGTCGTGGATCGCCCTGATGAGAGGCATCATGAACTGCCAGTTTTCGTACACGCCGGGAATGATCAGCACGGGGCTGCGGTGGCCCTGGTGGAAGGATCCCGGCTGCACGCGCGACAGCATGCCCTGGACCTGGCACACCGCAGCGTAGACATAGTCCTGCGCCCACCACACGGCTTTCTGCAGCGCCCTGATCCGAGTCCTCACGTCCCGTTCACCCATCTGTCGAGGATATCCCGAAGGGTCCGTCAGTAGTTGCGGCGGTGCTTCAGCCGGGGAATCACGACGGCGAACACGGCCGCCGCCGCGAACCCCAGTACTCCCGTGGCTGAGACCCCCGCCCCCAGGCTGGCAAGGGCCGTCACCCCCGACAACAAGACCGGCCCGCCCGTGGACCCGGCGTCGGCCATGAACCGCCACAGCCCCAGGAACTGCCCCCGGCCGCGGTCCGGCGAGAAGTCGGCACCCAGCGTCATCACCAGCCCGGAACTGATTCCGTTGCCGAACCCGATCAGCAGCGCCGCCAGCAGCAGCCCCACGAAGGAACCGGTCAGCGGGATCAGCAGCAGCGCAATACCCATGAGCAGCGTGGAAGGAACCGCCACGAACTGCCGGCCCTTGCGGTCCATGAGCTTGCCGGCGGGATAGAACACCAGCATGTCGATCGCCCCGGACAGCCCGTAGATCAGGGAAGCGGACGTGGCATCCATGCCCAGATGGTCCGCCCACAGCGGGATCACCACCTGGCGTGACGAGCGGAGCGCGCTAAGCAGGAGGATCCCCACGCCCAGCGAAAGGAAGACACCCGCGTGGGACACCGCGACGCTCCGGAGCGTGGGCTCGGGACCCTTGTGTCCGCCGTCGGGCGCTGGCGGAACTGCCAGGTCCGGGATGGTGAGGGACAGCAGCGCCGCACCCGCCATGGCCACCACGCCCACCCAGTAGGCTCCGCCGATCCCCGCGAACTGCATGACGGCCGCGCCCAGGAACGGGCCGATGAAGACGCCGATGCGGTTCACGCCGCCCAGCGTGGACAGCGCCCGCGCGCGGAATTCCACGGGCACGGCCTCCGTCAGGTACTTCTGCCGGGCCAGGCCAAACACTGCGCCGGACATTCCGACGACGGCCATTGCCACGGCGAGCAGCCACAGCCCGTCAGGCACCAGGGACGTCAGCCCGGCGGCCGCGAGCGCAAGGCCGGCGGCGACGGCAGCACCCACGATGGACCAGCGCTCACCGAACTTGAGGGTCACCAGGGAGGCAGGCAGGTTGAAGAACCACGATCCCAGCCCGATCAGCGTCACGATCAGCGCCGCGACGGCCACCGAAGCACCGAGGTCGCGGGCAGTCAGGGCCACCACCGGCAGGATGGCCCCCGTGCCGATCCCGTACAGCAGCGTGGGTCCGAACGCTGCCACCGCGATGCCGCGCAGGTTGAAGGGCTGGGGGTCGGCCGGGGAAGTCATCAGATTTATCCTATGGCCGCTCCCGTGCGCGCCTTGGGAACACACGGGCAGCAGCACCGGGGACACACCGGGGAACACCGCCTGCGCACCCGGGGCAGACGTCAATGCGCAGGGACTGTCACTGCGCAGCGAATCCGGGCTTCAGTGCGCAGCGAATCCCAGCCTCAGTGCGCAGCGCCGCACAACGCAGCGCCGCACAGCTACTGGCGGGCCCGCTCTCCAACCCCGGCCAGCGACCTGAACAGGGCGATGATTTCCACCACCATCCCAATGATCGAGCCCACGATGCCGAGCACCAGCAGCACCCGCACCACCACGGGCCAGCCGGACCAGCTGTCCCCGAAGTCGAAGGGGAACACTTCCCACACGCGGAAGGTGGCGGCCAGGCCGATTCCCAGGACCACCAGGTTGCCCAGGGCCATGACGCCCCGGTTGCGGATCACCACGAAGACGAGGTTGGCGATGATGCCTGCGGTGAGGGAAGCGTTGATGAGGCCAAGCACGCGGGTCATATCGTCGGTCAGGAAGGGCACCGCCTGCCAGCCCGGCCAGTTGTTGATGCCCCACAGCAAGGCGGCGTTAACCAGGACAGAACCAATATTGCCGCCCCGGGTGGTCGCGGCCATGGTCATCGTCTTATCCGCCATGCAGGCTCCCAAAGCGAGTCAACGGCCGGAACTGTTTGCTCCTGCCCCTGCCATCAGGGTCCCCCCGGGGCGCCGCCGGCTAGAAGTGCCGAAGGTCCCGCCACCTGCTCCTACCGGAACTTGGCCAGCGCATCCTTCGCGTTGCCCGCAGCCGCTGCCTTGACCAGTTCTTCTGCCACAACGTGGAGCTTGGCGTTGGTGTGCTGGCTTTGAACAGCCAGGACTTTGAACGCACCCTCAGGGTCCACGCCCTGGAGGGTCATGACAATGCCCTTTGCCTGTTCGATGACGGCTTTGTGGGCATACACGCCCTCTATGGCTTGGGAGGCCGCGTGCTCCGACTCGATCCGAAGGCTCAGCGTGACGTCCACCATGAACCCGCGGACGCGTTGCACATGTCCTGAGGGGTCTGCCAGCGCGAAAATGGCCGAGAAGACGCGCCTTTCCTTGCCGTGGGCGTCAATAATCCGGTGCAGCAGCGCGCCTTGGCCGCCGGCTTCCAGCAGGCCGGACCACAACGCCCGGACGGGCCCCGGTCCTGTGGATGCTTGTGCGCCAGGAGCAGCTCGAGGGTGGGAACCACCTCACCCTGGCCCAACCCATGGATGCTGAACAGCCCCGTGGACCACCGCATCTGCCCGGAGTCCACATCCAGTTCAAAGGTTCCCGAGGGATACTTGGTGGTTGGCGGGAGCGGGAAAAGATATGTATCCAGCTTCGACCACACAGCATCCTCCAACGTCACACGCACCCCCGGCTCTTGGCCCACCATATCTGCCAAAAGCAGCATCCTAACCCGGCCGACCGCAACCTCCGGCTGATAGGCCCTCCGCCAGTGCCAAAAGGCCCGCAAATAAGCGAATTCGGGGGTCACAAAAGCCCCGCAAAGGAGTAGCGTTCGGCTTAGGGGCGCTGATCCGCGCCCACTGCCAAAGGGGAGGTCATTCGATGGGTGAAGTGTGGATCCGCACGCTCGGCAACGGGCTGGTCCGGGCAGACAAAGTTACCGAGATTACGTCCACCCGGGGGTCCCTTCATGAAGACAGGGGATATTCGCTGAAGGTCATCGTGGACGGCAAGGGCCACGTGCTGATTGACGACGCCGGCCTGCAGGGCTCGCTGGCGGAGCGGCTGGAATACGCCCGCCACGTGGAGGACGCGCTGCTGCTCGCCATGGACGAGGCGCGGGACAGCGGCACCTCCGTGGTCATCTCCTACGAGCCGGAGCGTGAGCGCTGGTCCTCCGCACCGGTCACGGTATTAACCGGCAGGCTTCCCGAAGCGGTGGGCTGAGCGCCCAGTCCACCTGTCCGGGCCGGCAGGCCCGTGATGCTGGTCCGGGTGAAGCACAGCGACCAGAGGGCAACCACCAGCACCACAACCGCCACCCACGGCATCTCCGGCCAGGCCAGCAGGAAGGGCAGCACCACGGCCACCGCCGTGACGATCAGCAGGTAACCCGCCACGGACCACCACGGGTTGGCCGGCGGGTTCCGGGTGGGATCGCTGGACTGCCGGAAGGACGGCTTGCGGATCCGTTGGAGACGGTTGTGCAGCACGCCCCACACCGGCCCGTTGAGGATTCCCACCAGCACCCCGGCGAACACCGCCGCGGTAATGGCCAGCACGCCCCAGTCCTCCACGTGCGCCCAGTGGTAGGTAGGCCCGGAGCACAGCCAGGAGGACCACCACGGATCCTGCCCCGCCCCGGCCGGGCCGCACTGCACCAGGTCCCGGGCCCAGCCTTGGGACCCCAGCCAGGCAAGCGCCGCCGGAGCGCTGAGCCCCGAGGTGAGGACGGCCAGGAGCCGCGTCACCCCCAGGCTCTTCACCATGACGCGGTGCGGACGGAGCCGCCGGTCGCCGTCGAGCACCCTGAACGCCAGCGCGCTGGAAGCGGGCGGCGGGTCCAGGATCAGCCGTGCCAGCGGATCCAGCACCTCCACCCGGTTCTTGGAGTAGACAATATGGTCGTAGATCAGCGCCGACCTGTTGTAGACGGGATGCTCCTCGGGGCCGGGACCGCCGTCGCCGGCGCTGTCCCGCTCGTAGAGCTTGCCGAACACGGGAAGCGGCCCGTTGGCGTGCGTGGAGATGGGCCCGGCCGGCACGAAGTCGAACTTTCCCCACACGTTGATCCAGCGCGGCCGCCGGGGATTGGCCAGCCAGTCCGTCACCGGGTCCTCCCCCGTGCCGCCGCCCCACTGCGCGTAGCCCAGCAGGTCCAGGCCGCTGCCCACGCTGACAAAATTGGTGGCGCGCGCCTGGTTCTGGAACAGGACCTGCCCCGTGATCGCCGCGCCCTGGCTGTGTGCCACCACGGTCACCTCCGTGCCCGCGCCGTGGTCCCAGCGCTGCAGCGTGTCCACCACCCGCTGCCTCATCGCCGCCGCCTGCAACGGCCTGCGCTTCCACACCTGCGGATCCCCCAGGAAATCGGCGAACAGGGATACGAGCTTGCCCACCCAGCGGCCCGGGCCCGGAATCCAGGCCAGGACGATGATCAGCAGCAGCACCACCAGCACGGCCAGCAGGATGAAGAACCCGGCAAACGCGGCCAGCGAGGCCAGCACCAGCTGCCGCAGCCAGGCACCGAGCCATGCCGGGCTGGCACGCCGCCGCCCTGGATAGAGGTTCCACTTGATCAGCTGCACCGAGCGGAGGTAGACGCGCAGGGCGGTGCGCAGCGCCCAGGAGTAGGTGGACGCGGCCGACGCCGGTTCAAAGTCCCTGCCCCAGGACGCCTCGGTCATGAGCACGGTGAGGTAGTCCGGCTGCCGGCCCGCGACGCTGCGGAGGACTTTGACCAGCACCTCCGGTGCATCGCCCACCGCGTTGGCCTTGGTGATCACCAGGTGCGGGTGGCTGGTGTGCGGCACCATGTCCAGCGAAAGATCGTGCAGGCTCAGCATCAGCGGCTGGGCCCACTCCTGCAGGGTGCCGCCCTTGAGTGCGCGGCCCATGCCGTGGACGAACACCACCACATGGTCCGGATGATCCAGCTCCGGCTGATCCAGGTCCGGATGATCCGGGTCCCTGGCGTCATCGGCGTCGCCAGGGCTGCAGCCTGCGCGCTTGCCCATGGCTACATGATCCACCCGGGCGGGCACGGGGGAAAGGGAGTCCGCTGTTCGCTGCCTGTGCGGGTCAGGCCGGGAAACCGCGTCCGACGGCGGCGCTCACCCGTTGCCCTTGCCTTTCTCTTTCGCCTTCTCGGCTTCCTTCTCGGCCTCTTTCTGGGCCTCCTCGAGCTTCTTTTCGGCGTCCTTCCGGGCGTCCTCGTCCTGCTCCTGCCGGTCCTCGTCCGCTGTAGGCTCCGGCGACGGCGCGGGCTGGGGCTCCGCGGCAGCCCGGGCCGCCTCCAGTTCAGCCCTGATCTTGCTGATCGCCGCTTCCGCACTGGCCCGCCGTTCCGGAGACATCAGGCCCTTGCCGGCAGCTGCCGCCACATCCTGGCCCAGCCGGTCCAGCTCGGCGAGCGCGGCGGCGAAGTCCTGCTGGGCGGTGAGCTGCTTTGTGGCTGACACCCGCTGCTGCAGTTCTGCCGCCGTTCCGGGATCGAGCGCAGGCGCGCCGGAACAGGCGGTAAACAGCACCAGGCCAAGGCCCAGGGCACCCATCCGGGCAGCAAGATTCTTCCGGTTCATGGTGTGAGGCTTTCTTCCAGTTCCTTGAAGTGTTCGCCCAGCGGCCCGGTAATGACCGGCTGGGGAGTTTCCACCGGGGCGGGGGCAGGCTGGCGGGTTGAGGTCAGCAGGACTGCAGCGAGGATGACCACCAGCACGGCGACCGCGGCCAGGATCCAGGCCCGGCGGCCAATGGTGATTCCCCGTTTCTTCGCGCCCCTGCCGGCCGTGGGCGCGGGCTGGGCTGACGAGGGCTCGTGCGCGGGGATATCCGGGGCCACTACCGGCTGCGCCGGCTGCCATGAGGTGGCGTTTGTGACCTCGCTGCCGGAGAGGGCGGGCAGCCTGCGGGTTTGGCCTCCTGCCGGCGCAGGAGGGAGCCCGCTTTCGGGGGTTCCCGCTGCCAGGACCCTGGTGGGCTGTGGAAGGGCTTCGGTGGCACTTGTCCCGCCCTGATGTCCGGGTGCCGCCTTCCAGTCACCGGCGCCGGCAAGGGCTGCTGCCACCTGGGCTGCCGAGGGGCGGTCCTGAGGCTGCCGGGCGGTCATGGCGGCAAGCAGTGCTGCCCATTGTTCTCCCAGCGTTGCCGGGATCTGCGGGGACCGTGAAAGGCGCGCCACTGCGGCTTCCAGCGGCGGCCCGGGGAAGGCCACCGCCCCGGTCAGGGCCTCCAGCAGCACCAGTCCCAGGGAATAGACGTCAGCTGGAGGTCCCACCTGTCCGCCGCTGGCCTGCTCCGGACTCAAGTACGCCGCTGTTCCCGGAACCATGTTCGTGGCGGTGACGCGGACGCCGTCGAGCATGCGTGCGATGCCGAAGTCCGCCAGCTTGGCGCGCATCGGGGCATCTGCCGCGTACCGGGCAAGCAGGATGTTGGCGGGCTTGATGTCGCGGTGCACCACGCCCTGCTGGTGGATGTAGTGCAGGGCCTCCGCCAGCCCGGAGCCGAGCCGGGCCACCTCCGCAGGGGGCAGCGGCGCTCCGGCGAGGTGGCGGCGGAGGTCGGTTCCGCTGACCAGCTCCATGACCAGGAATGGGACTTCGCGCGGGCCGGCCGCCATGGTGCCGGTGTCGTAGAGCGTCACCAGGCCCGGGTGGTTGAGCCCTGCCAGCATCCGGGCTTCGGACTGCTGCCTGCCCAGTTCCTCCTGGTCAGTCACGTCAGGGCGGAACACCTTGAGGGCCACCTCACGGTCCAGGACCAGATCGGTTCCCCGGTAGACGCTGCCCATTCCGCCGTGGCCCAGCACCCCGCCCACCCGGTAGCGCCCGCCCAGGATGGTTCCGTCCATCCCGGTCTGCGTTTCTTCCGTCATACGGCCCCTGCCTTCCGTTCAGCCTTCACTCTAGCCAAGGCATGCCCGGGGCCGGCTGCCCTGTCCCCTAACGGGGCCGCGCAAAACACCTCAGCCGCGGAGAACATTTGGAACAACAGTCGATGTAATAAATGGCCTTATGTTGCGTGCATCACATTAGGCACCTACTCTGGTTGAGGCTTAAGAAACAGGCCATAGCAAGAAGCTGCAGCGTCGCAGCCAATGCCGGGGAAGGCTTTACAACTTGAACTCCAAGCTCAACATTGTTGTCCGCGTAGATCTCGACCACGCCAGCGCACGGGTGATTGCCAAGGGGCACGTCACCGTCCACAGCGTGAATGCCCTTTTGGTAGTACTGAAGCGGGCAAACTCCTTGAAGCAGGGCCTGGACCTGCAACTCGATGTCTCACATGCACGGGTGGACCAGGAAGCCCTGGACATGCTTCATACCTCGTCCGAATCCCATCACCTGCCGCCGCTCATCGATCCGCAGCAGGCGCCTTGCACCATCAGCGTCCTGGCACCCCGTACTGCTGCTGCCCATGCCGGTCGCAGGATGCATTCGCCAGCATTGATGGCCGCCTAAGGCCTTCCAGGCAGCGGCTCTCGAAGCGCCCACTCTCGGGCCAGAGTGCCAGCCGTACACCAACTTTTCTTCCTGATTTTCCACAGGCTGCGGGTGCAGCCGTATCCGAATAGACGGGTAGCTGCACCCTCAGTTTGCTGGGAGCCCTTCACATCTCCGCAAGCGGTTCACTTGGCGCGTCCAGGGCCTATCCCGTGGTGCCGGTGTCGTCATGCGCCGAGCCCACCGGCTTGGATTCGGGTGAGCCGCGCTGGCGCAGGTAGATGGACAGGACAACCATGGACCCCACGGCCAGGAACTCGGACTGCCAGTTCTGGAAGGTGCGGTTCCAGAAGTCCGGAGAGGCCACGTACTCCGTCCAGCCCAGGGGGTGCTGGAAGTTCCTGAGCTGCTCCTCATTGAAGGCGCTGTTGCCTGAAATGGACTGCACCAGCCAGGAGAGCACGAAGATCAGTCCCATGGTCATGCCCAGGGAATTTGAAAAAACGGTCCGCCGCCAGCCGGAGACCCGGGCCCAGGCCGGTGACTTGGCGTTGCTGTGCTCGCCCACCAATTGATCAGCGTCGGATTCCAGCCCGCCCTGGTCCAGTTCCTTTGATTCGGGGGACCCTTTCTGGACCAGCCAGATGGTCGCGAAGATGTAGAGCAGGAACTGCAGGTACTCGGACTGCCAGTTTTCCGAGACGTCCACGGCGAACTGGGATGACGTGAGGTACGTGGCGAGGCTGATCTCCTCCAGCCCGCCGGTCACCTGCTCCTCGTTAAACAGGGCGTGACCGGTCAGCCCCTGCCCCAGCAGGGCCAGGAGAAATATCAGCCCAAAGAACAGGCTGAGTCCGTTGTTCCTCAATGCGGTTTTCACTGCGGACCTCCTATCCGTGGGACAGTCCGATGACGGCCATGTACGCCAGTCCGCCGAAGATCAGCAACAGGTACAGGACAAAGCTCCAGCGCATGGCTACTTGCCTCCCACTTCGCAGGTATAGGGAGCCTCGCCCTCGGGCGTGCACCCGGCTGCCGTGATTTTCCAGCCGCCACGTGCCGCGGTGAGGAAAACGGTGTCGTTGTCGAATACCACCATGGCGTTGCGGCCATAGGTTTCGGTCCCGGTGACTGCTTCCACGTCCGCCAGTTGCAGGTTCTGGAGCCGGTCCTCGCAGCTGCTGTGCTGCTCTTGTGCGGCCTTCTGGCGCGTGTCCTCCAGCAGCATTGAACACGCCGATGCCCAGTCTGAAGCAGCAAGCGCGTGGTGGAAGCTTTGGGCAGCATCAGCGGGAGCCTTTCCGTCCGGGGCGCATCCGGCCCCGGCCAGCAGTGCCAGGATGGCAGCAGCGGCCACGCCTGCCCTGCGGCACCCTTGCATCATCGGCCCGCCAATTCCGGTTCGCATGCCCCTCCCGCCTGTCTGCCGGATTACGGAGGGACTACACCCCGCCGCCGGCCCTTCCGCTGCAGGTCAACCCCTTATGGGTGACCCTACAACCACAATAGTAAGCATGCTGACAGTTAGCTACTGCGGATTACTTCGGGTTCGCCGGCCACACTGTTTTTCAGGCGTCCACGTCCCGCCGCCGGAAGCCCAGGACGGCCAGGGCAAGAAGCACGACGGCGGTCGCGGCCGCTATTGCCACGCTTCCGGCATCGACTCCGTTCCGCAGGGGGTCGTGGCCGATGTACTGGTAGAAGGGGGAGAACTCCTGGATGTCGGCCAGCCAGTCGACCAAGGGGGCCAGGCCGTTGACGATGTAGGCGATGACCGCCACGAGTGCAGGAATCCCCTTGCTGATTCCGGTCCGCCCGGTGGCTGCTGAGAGCATCAGCGCCAGGCTGCCGAAGACCACGCCGAGCAATGCAAGGTGCAGCATGGTTGCGGCCACCGTGCCGGCGGAAAGGTCGAGGTCCACCAAGGTGCCTTCGGCCACGATGGCCAGGCCCATGACCGCCGCGATCAGGAAGGTACCCGCGGCCATGGCCAGGAATTTGTCCAGGACCACCCGGCTCCGGCTCACGGGATTGGAGAGGAGCAGGTCCAGGGTGTGGCGGTCCTCCTCGCCGCCGATGGCCCCGGCGCCCGCACCAACCGCGTACATCAGGACTGCCGTGGGGCCCATGAAGGAGAGCAGCTCTACCTGGACGTAGCCG
Encoded here:
- a CDS encoding ANTAR domain-containing protein, coding for MWSGLLEAGGQGALLHRIIDAHGKERRVFSAIFALADPSGHVQRVRGFMVDVTLSLRIESEHAASQAIEGVYAHKAVIEQAKGIVMTLQGVDPEGAFKVLAVQSQHTNAKLHVVAEELVKAAAAGNAKDALAKFR
- a CDS encoding DUF6766 family protein, giving the protein MKTALRNNGLSLFFGLIFLLALLGQGLTGHALFNEEQVTGGLEEISLATYLTSSQFAVDVSENWQSEYLQFLLYIFATIWLVQKGSPESKELDQGGLESDADQLVGEHSNAKSPAWARVSGWRRTVFSNSLGMTMGLIFVLSWLVQSISGNSAFNEEQLRNFQHPLGWTEYVASPDFWNRTFQNWQSEFLAVGSMVVLSIYLRQRGSPESKPVGSAHDDTGTTG
- a CDS encoding LssY C-terminal domain-containing protein, whose protein sequence is MGDSNAGGYGVGDSRAIPDEPDHSRSSSAVERRQSRWATVLAVLQRLLYLVVTVAVGWAVWFFLLSRLTRGPEQAWVFLPVWLILAYALLPRIHKILSSLYIPDYFIGRARTGDGVLGDPVNLAVVGTGEELRRAMRSAGWVEADAITPATAWHTLTSTVLGRSYPAAPVSSLYVFGNKQDLAFQREIDGNPRKRHHVRFWKCPPGWMLPGGLSVDWVGAGTYDRSVGLSLFTFQITHKIADRTDEERDFIIGTLRAADAVESVHIILNYSSGYHHRNGGGDAIRTDGHLPIIDLYEPGRPGNPASTH
- a CDS encoding esterase/lipase family protein, whose amino-acid sequence is MGERDVRTRIRALQKAVWWAQDYVYAAVCQVQGMLSRVQPGSFHQGHRSPVLIIPGVYENWQFMMPLIRAIHDEGHPVHVVTVLQRNKLDVPVAARMVAQHLEEAGLRDAVIVAHSKGGLIGKYAMLNLDPEHRISRMVTVCTPFSGSRYAKYMLLPTLRIFSPTNALTLELAREEAINSRITSIYGPFDPHIPEGSILPGATNIELPTAGHFRILGDSETARIIVDQLNPGQP
- a CDS encoding MFS transporter — encoded protein: MTSPADPQPFNLRGIAVAAFGPTLLYGIGTGAILPVVALTARDLGASVAVAALIVTLIGLGSWFFNLPASLVTLKFGERWSIVGAAVAAGLALAAAGLTSLVPDGLWLLAVAMAVVGMSGAVFGLARQKYLTEAVPVEFRARALSTLGGVNRIGVFIGPFLGAAVMQFAGIGGAYWVGVVAMAGAALLSLTIPDLAVPPAPDGGHKGPEPTLRSVAVSHAGVFLSLGVGILLLSALRSSRQVVIPLWADHLGMDATSASLIYGLSGAIDMLVFYPAGKLMDRKGRQFVAVPSTLLMGIALLLIPLTGSFVGLLLAALLIGFGNGISSGLVMTLGADFSPDRGRGQFLGLWRFMADAGSTGGPVLLSGVTALASLGAGVSATGVLGFAAAAVFAVVIPRLKHRRNY
- a CDS encoding ABC transporter permease subunit, coding for MLSSVLTKTLRDQRRALLGWSISVALLIAMYVALWPTVRDQPSMADILEQMPEAFRALFASAGADMSTPTGYVQVELLSFMGPTAVLMYAVGAGAGAIGGEEDRHTLDLLLSNPVSRSRVVLDKFLAMAAGTFLIAAVMGLAIVAEGTLVDLDLSAGTVAATMLHLALLGVVFGSLALMLSAATGRTGISKGIPALVAVIAYIVNGLAPLVDWLADIQEFSPFYQYIGHDPLRNGVDAGSVAIAAATAVVLLALAVLGFRRRDVDA
- a CDS encoding serine/threonine-protein kinase, with the translated sequence MTEETQTGMDGTILGGRYRVGGVLGHGGMGSVYRGTDLVLDREVALKVFRPDVTDQEELGRQQSEARMLAGLNHPGLVTLYDTGTMAAGPREVPFLVMELVSGTDLRRHLAGAPLPPAEVARLGSGLAEALHYIHQQGVVHRDIKPANILLARYAADAPMRAKLADFGIARMLDGVRVTATNMVPGTAAYLSPEQASGGQVGPPADVYSLGLVLLEALTGAVAFPGPPLEAAVARLSRSPQIPATLGEQWAALLAAMTARQPQDRPSAAQVAAALAGAGDWKAAPGHQGGTSATEALPQPTRVLAAGTPESGLPPAPAGGQTRRLPALSGSEVTNATSWQPAQPVVAPDIPAHEPSSAQPAPTAGRGAKKRGITIGRRAWILAAVAVLVVILAAVLLTSTRQPAPAPVETPQPVITGPLGEHFKELEESLTP
- a CDS encoding thioredoxin domain-containing protein, producing MGEVWIRTLGNGLVRADKVTEITSTRGSLHEDRGYSLKVIVDGKGHVLIDDAGLQGSLAERLEYARHVEDALLLAMDEARDSGTSVVISYEPERERWSSAPVTVLTGRLPEAVG